The window TTTTAGTACAAAAATGTTTTACCTTTAAATTGTCAATGGGGCAGGACCCACAAAATGATATAGGCTAACATAATAATGCCCCTATGCAAAACGAACGGCCATAAACAGTCAGGTATGGATATTATTCTTAATTTCTGTTACAAAATGTAGATAGGACTGTAAAAAGTCcagttgtaatagttttaagaaCTTACCAATGAACACCCATATTGGGGGACAGTTAATCGAAATAAATAGTGGTTACTGACCTGTTTTCAACTATTTCTCACTAGATGGCACCATAAGGCACTTCTGGGAAGATGCTTGAATTTATCAATGCGTGAGTAATTGTCGAGAGCAGCAACATACAGACATTTACTTCAGTAAACATTCTTGCTGGATCTATAATAAAAGTTGTAGTTGACCTCGGATTGTGGAGTCAATGGTAAACAAGGTAAGCAATCAAGTCATATTAGGCGCTAATGTTATTACCTTAACGATTATTAAAACTGATTAAGGCATAGATAATCGATTATTATCTTATAAACAaatttttggaaacacaaaaaGGGCAATTTAAAAGAAATTTAATTATAGTGCTAAATGTAAAGGGCAGTTTTTTGTTCTCTAGGACATCTCAAgggaaataaaaatatactactaCTGTTAAAAGGTTTTGGTTcagcaagtaaaataaatattacatttattcagcagtgacagtaaatacatttatgatttctatttcaaataactaGTCTTCTTTGAGcttcctattcatcaaacaatcctgggacaaatgtatcatggtttcaaaAGAAGCATGAAACACCATAActattttcaacaatgataataacaggaaatgttgagaaccaaatcagcacattagaatgattaatGAAGACTTGTGTAACACTtaaaagactggaataatgactgctgaaaattcagccatcACATGAATatggtaatatttcacattacagtttttactgtaatttgcaGAATAGATGCAGATAAATGCAGTCTGGGTGAGTATTGAAAAAAATCtttccaaccccaaacatttgaacggttCTGTAGATGCCCATAGAGTCATAGTGCTATCAAACATTCATTACAGAACATATGTGAAGACTGTACCAGGATGATACTGACCGGAATGTTGACATGATTTGGTACATAGGTTTATTATGAGCAAAGCCAGAAGAAGAGACCATTTCGAACTGCCTATAGCTTGCCGTAGTGCAGCCTGTCAGCGTGAGCGTCAGAGCTGGAGTCTGCAGAGACTGTCTCTTCTAATCATTCCTCCTCTCTCTGAGCTCAGGCTTCAGGCTGAAGCTATATTTGGGTCTGCCCAGTGAAACTGTGATCATGCATCCAATGAACTGTGTAATCAGATAGCATAGCTTTGTCACTACAGTCAATGCACATGCTAAGAAATGCTTCGGTTTTGTTCTCACTTTTAGAAGTCTGCCCTCAGGAACAGTTGTGGGAGTAAATGAATCCCCATTTCAGTTTCATGCAGTCCATTGCATAACCTATAATTCTGACGCCCTGTTTACTAACAAAACCTGACTCGCATACATGAATGTGTTCAGCTGAAACCCTTTAATTAAAGCTAATTTAACACACAAACAATGCGCTTTGACACCAGAAAGACATCGCACATTTTTGAGATGGAGATAGAAAgggcagaaaagaaaaaaataaatcagggtTGGAGCTCCACCCATGACAATGGGAGACGAGCTTTCCTTGAAACCTCAGAACGACATCATGTGAAACCCCAGCAGTGCTGACTGACCCTTTACTCTGAATCCACAGACTACTCCTCTTATGGCAGAGACAAGTCTAAATAAACTAGcaatctctgaaaaaaaaaaaaaaaacagtaatgcacagtgaaaatgacagaatGTCACTTTTCATTATTATATGCAGAGAATGTATTTAAGCAGATGGGGCAAAACGTACCAAAAGGAGAGGCTACTATGTAGCCACTAGCGGTTTGAATATTCTCATAATTTTGGAATGAAGTATACTAAAACATTCATGAGGTGCAGTACAAGCATTTGGACCAATCTCTGAGAAAGACAAACTAAACTTTACATCTAACGTATATACTGTCATTCAAtgagacagaaaaaaatacataaattatatattttctttatattaatcagtatttttaatcataaaaaaaatctaaacttgttttcagaaaatagatcttgaattatgttttttcttttcttttactttaattGTCTTTATTAGTTTTCCACCTTCAAACTGTTGTTTTGTTACtacaaattttacaaaaataaaaattccagagGACTAGGAAATGTATTTCAGGTTATCTAATCAAAATTGCTTTCATTTTCTTACTAAACTAGCAAACTGTTATTGTCTTGTTTTAACCatagcttaaaaataaataaatctagtgagccaaaaattaaaaaaaatattaaaatttagtGAGCCAAAAACTGCCAGTCTGGTAAGAAATTTGACATATCCAACTCTTATCTAAAaccaaaaaatacattattttaaggattttttaacccaaaatactgattttttttgcCACAGATATGAAATTTTGAAACCATGATTCAGTAACTTAACCTTTCTAATGTTCTTCAgcttttgatttagttttttaccgtattttccggactataagttgcactttttacatagtttggctggtcctgcgacttatagtcaggtgcggcttatttatcaaaattaatttgacatgaaccaacagaaaacattaccgtctacagccgccagagggcgctctgtgctgctcagtgctcctgtagtctacactgaagacatatacggtaatgttttttcttggttcttggttctaaataaatgcaacatatatatgtttttttcctcatcatgaaatatttttggactgatgcgacttatactcaggtgcgacttgtagtccgaaaaatacggtagataAAAATCTAGCGTTTTAACATCCTTAAAGACAGGCACTGTCCGTCTGTTGACCATGGTAGTCCAAATTTTAAATAGTCCTGAATGTAAACAGATATTTTGACTCTGCTGCTGTTTTCTTGGCTGCAACAAACTATAGGTCAGACAATGCTTTCTAATTTCCCCTTTTCTGGCAGTGTTCTTTGCTACTTCAGTCTCTCCATAATCCCAAAGAAAGTGGGGAGCCTGCGAGCACAGCATCATCTGGTGTAGGACCGCTGCCAGTTGTAAATGGTGTGAATGTTATGTGTGCAGACGGGCAGTCTTTTGCATGTGCTGACGCTGCGATGGCGGAAAGTCTTGCCAGCCCCACTCAGACCCCTCCGTCGGGCCGCCAGTTTGGCGCGCTCCTCAGCGGCAAAGAAATCAGTGGTGGCCCGAAAGAACTCCAGCACGGCCTGATGGCTCCAGACTGTCGGGCCCTTGTCTGATGTGGAGAAGCCGCAGTGGCCTCCGTGGGCAGTCAAAAGCAGGAAGAAATGTGGGTTGCTCTCAAAAAGCTCTAATGGAAGCGTGACCTGAGGGTCCCCACGGATGGGGTCGTCCtggctgcacacacacagcacaggaATGGCCACTTCATCTATGTCCCTCAGTGGGTCGTTATGTTCCCAGTATGCCTCCCAGCTACCTGCTCCCTCCGTCGTCGTCCCTTTTAAACCTGAATGACAGAAAAGTGCCTCCTCCATTGCCTTCAAAGAGCAGCTGGAGAATAAGTTGTCAGTGTGGACAAGCTCCCCGAGGACCGTTCTATACCTGCAGATGGGATTTAACACAATATCAAGTATAATCATTATAGAGAAGAGCAGCATCACTTAGCGTGATTTATCATCACTGATTTAAGTTACAACTAAGCAGGCAAACTGTTCAGACCGATCGCAGAAATCAATAGCACTGGATACACATCACTAGTTGCTATGgcaacagtattttattttaatttggatCACAGAAACACCTGATTGTGACCAATCCCTATGAAAATGACAAACACAGCTAAGTCTAATCTATATAAATAAcactcaaatgcaaaaaaaataaaaaataaaaaaaaaactaacaataaaCTGCCAAAAGATATTAAGGCTACATTTACACTAGTGGATTTAAGTTTTACACTGCATAACTTTTGCTATGGTTATGCCTGTCGTTTGCACTATACCGGCATTAGGGTGGAAAGAATTATGGAGTGAAGAATGAAGAACTTCAAAAATACAACTAGAGATTCTAAAGAGTCCTGAACATAAACTCAGGTATTTTGAGGAAAGTGAGAAAAACAGAATCCTCCCTTTAACCCTACCTGCTGAGGCAGATTTTTTGGTAAAGCAGTAGAGCCCAGTGGAACAGCCAGGTCGGGCCACTCTCAAACCAGCTCTGGAAGCGGAAAACCGGAGACAGGCAGGCCGCAGCAGTCACGTAGCTGGAGGAGCCGCACTCCCCCAAATAGGACAGCAAGAGTCCTGAACCAGTGCTCTCACTCACGGCATAGATCTGGCCTGCCGGCTGTCGGTACCGAATGTAGCGCACCGCTTCCCTCAGGTCAGTCGGGTCACCAAACTGCTGCAGCTTCACAGTACAGAGCGGCGTCCCGTTTTGACTCCGGCGGTTGAAGATCACGGGGAGGTAGCCGTGACTCAGAGCTGCCTCACAGAGCtgaggagaaaaaacaaaaaccgTCACATGCCAGACACAGCACACAGGGGTCATACTTGTGCATATAAACAGAGAGGTTTTGCTTGAAACTTATCCACACCTGTAATCAGCAGTCTTgggttaatgtaaaaataaatattctaacaTTCAATTCATTTTGAAGCAGGATGCAGCCACACAATTCTGTTAGATATATATACGCATACATAAACCTATATTTTGCTACCATAATGTGGTCAGTAGTTTTCTTTGTCGCTGAATTGTGTTAACATCAGGGTTGTGTTACATTCTGTTCCTTGATGGAAGGACCAGCAACAGCACTGACAAATTCCACAAGCCTGAAGAATCCTTATAAATAATCAATCCAACAGAGTACAAAATATCACAATTTCCTATAACCTTGTGAGATCAAGGAAAATATAAAAGGATTTTGAATAAAATTCTATaccttaaaaatgtttgatatttattaattaaattcttaAGTAAATCTAGGCATCACAATGTACAgttatgtaaaatacatattCATTCTGAGATTTCATGTAGAAAAAGGATCTGCGTCTCACCACAGTATTTTCAAATCCCTACTTACGTCAATGACCTCAGCAGCCAGGAAACACACTAGCTCTTACTGCAGTACAGTGTTGCTTTGCGATGTGCAAATTTGGTGCAGCCTCTTGCCTAGCATGCAGTGAACACCTTGTAAATAACATTCATCTGAAACACAAACTGAAGTGGACTGCAGTAGTGCTCAACCCCAAACAAAACCTTAAAATGTGTCTATTTGAACATACATGTAGACTTACATTTTACGGCCTTGAAACAGACCCTGCCAAACCTATAAAACTGAAGGGAACCATATCCATTACTTCATTGTtctagataaaaataataaaaaagttttagtcAGTCTAATCATGGCCCTATGTCAAGAACAGTTTTctccacaaaaaagaaaaaaaagaaaaagcaaaacatGGTTGAGCGAAATTCTCACTACTTGGCATATGACTTACAACAACAAGTATAACTCCACCCCATATAACCCCATTTATCCTAGACGGTATATGTGGACAATAAAACGGTTACACATGTGAGCAAGTCTCATTTTAATAGAGGCATCACATAACCTGGACCAGACTGAAAAACACcttttgtgtttgtatatgttcTATGTGCACATGTACTGTTAGTCACAGACTTTATTTTGACTCCTTAAATCAAAAGCTGTTCATTTTGAACATCTGGATGGGCCTACAACTTGACATCACAACAGAAAAGCTCTACACAGGTTTTTAGGAAACAGCTGTAGAGATTTTGCtatgatttaaatgaaattacaCCAAAAGGTTCTTCAGCCTGACAATACACTGTAATAgagaaaatatcaaataaatgtttcagcCAAATTTGAATCATGAATTTGTGAAGCAGTATAAAACGCTGAAATGCCAAAGGTTATAACCGGTCCTTTTGATCTTTTGAATATTGGTCCaagatatttcttttttaaacataaaatcaacatccatctattcatctatATATGTATTCATCTATCATGTGTAAAAAGACCAAAGGTAAAATATAACAACTGGTTCTTTTGATCTTCTGTATTTAGGTCAAAGAGAACACGTGTGTAAGTATGAATGGCCAGATGGATGACATAGACAAAATAACATAGatacaattacattattttaataactaaaaCTGCTTTTGTGTGTTGAAAATGTTACAAAGCCTGTTTTCAATATAGCCTAACTGATATGGTATTCACACCACACTCTATACCTCTAAAAATGGGGAATTTTGTTTTCGAAAAGACAATTACCTTTAGCACATTCCTCGTGATTTTCCCAAAAGAGTTGGGAATGATGAGCAGAACTGGGCTTGTGGAATTACTGGCGGTCCTGCGCCTCTTGTGATGTGCTGCACCAACAACAGCCCAATCCAACGCCACGAGTCCATCATCACTCAACTGCAAATGATCTCGGATGAAATGCACCGGACAGTCAAACGGCCACAAAGCGCCGAAAACAGTCTGCAAAGACGAACTCATTCGCCAGTTCCATTTTGGTATCGATAGAGACTTGCAAAAACTCATGCAATGTTTGAGAAGGTAGTTTGCCAGTGCAGATGGTTTGCATATCAAGTCGAGCGCGTCTGATTCACCTTGTCCCTCAGGTTTCGAGTCGCATCTCTCCGAGGATCTTCTGCTCTCGCGCCGTGGAAGAAGCAGCGTGGAGTGACTCGCTCCAAAACACTTTACCACTGGCCAGAGTATGGCCATTAAAACCATAAAGCAAGCAACAGCAATCCATTCCAGCATTTGAACGGCTGCAGTTGAgaaacctgcaaaaaaaaaaactacctccAAAAGCTTCCGATGTTGGTTTAAAACCCTACCAAATGATATAAGCGAGTCGGTTTGGTGTTAATTGATAGCACACTGCACAGGTAGCAGCCTTAAAACGAATGCACCCTCTGGTAGCGACTAAATAAACTTCAAAGTTTCGAGGCTGGATGGTTTTTATCCTCATATCCATTAATTCGTCGCTGTACTCCAGCATGGCACGTTTTCCCATAATCAAAATTTAGATCAGAATTGCTGCCATAGTTCAAAATGAAGCGCCCGTCGCTGCCTCTCGCTGTGCTCCATCAGATTATTCAATCGATTCTCTGTTCGAAATCAACTCTTCACCTGCATCCGCTTGTCAGACTCATGCAGTCTTGTGGCATTTTTTGTGCTCAATTCAGTGGTCTGCCACAGAGCAGCTTTTGTAATGAATGACTGTCAGATAGTTTTCTGTGTGGAGTCGCATCACACACACTCTGGCTCGAGCCCGTGAAGGAACGCCCTCTCCAGAAGATAATATTCATCTGCCATACTTTTAGGCTGATGCTGTAATAAATCGGACTTGTCCTTCTTGTGATCGTGTTTCCTAACAGCTGTTGTCGATTAGCCTAAATTATATGCTTAGATTACTtgaatttaaaggtgctgtagggaacttttgtaaaacaaaatattttttacatatttactaAACCTCTCATTacgtcctgacagtagaatatgagacagataatctgtgaaaaaaaaatcaagctcctctcgCTCCTTCCAGTGGTCCTATTTCCATTTGCAGTcacaaactttgtttgtgttcaaaatgtagaaaaatgtatataataagcgagtacaccatgaatccattttccaaaccgtgtttttggcttgtcctgaatcactagggtgcacttataataagtgtttatattcggactattttagattgcttcagggataccgcggcggagtaacccagtacctttgtgattcttcatagacataaacagagagaagtagttccggctacgatattcttccgcaagacgcaagcagttct is drawn from Carassius auratus strain Wakin chromosome 40, ASM336829v1, whole genome shotgun sequence and contains these coding sequences:
- the LOC113058481 gene encoding protein ABHD15-like; this encodes MLEWIAVACFMVLMAILWPVVKCFGASHSTLLLPRRESRRSSERCDSKPEGQGESDALDLICKPSALANYLLKHCMSFCKSLSIPKWNWRMSSSLQTVFGALWPFDCPVHFIRDHLQLSDDGLVALDWAVVGAAHHKRRRTASNSTSPVLLIIPNSFGKITRNVLKLCEAALSHGYLPVIFNRRSQNGTPLCTVKLQQFGDPTDLREAVRYIRYRQPAGQIYAVSESTGSGLLLSYLGECGSSSYVTAAACLSPVFRFQSWFESGPTWLFHWALLLYQKICLSRYRTVLGELVHTDNLFSSCSLKAMEEALFCHSGLKGTTTEGAGSWEAYWEHNDPLRDIDEVAIPVLCVCSQDDPIRGDPQVTLPLELFESNPHFFLLLTAHGGHCGFSTSDKGPTVWSHQAVLEFFRATTDFFAAEERAKLAARRRGLSGAGKTFRHRSVSTCKRLPVCTHNIHTIYNWQRSYTR